Proteins encoded within one genomic window of Arachis ipaensis cultivar K30076 chromosome B08, Araip1.1, whole genome shotgun sequence:
- the LOC107614061 gene encoding dihydroorotate dehydrogenase (quinone), mitochondrial-like isoform X1, producing MYILKFIDKLHLSVLNTTSLPFGTSIVDITITAKVINISSPNTPGLRMLQGRKQLKDLVKKVQAARDEMQWGDEGPPPLLVKITPDLSKDDLEDIAAILSNTTISRPDTVSSNPLASEAGGLSGKPLLDLSTNILKQMYILTRGKIPLIGCGGISSGEDAYKKIRSGATLVQLYTAFAYGGPALIPQMKRLMCGLLIMMLQSNSSRGRRLTVCFQSPNFWMNFSWNFTMLQVDMLANITVSCSITR from the exons ATGTACATCCTCAAGTTCATTGACAAACTCCATCTCTCTGTTCTTAACACCACTTCCTTGCCTTTTGGAACCTCCATTGTCGACATAACCATCACTGCCAAG GTGATTAATATTTCGTCACCCAATACTCCTGGCTTGCGCATGCTTCAAGGAAGAAAGCAATTGAAGGATCTTGTGAAGAAG GTACAAGCTGCTCGTGATGAAATGCAATGGGGTGACGAGGGTCCACCTCCGTTGCTGGTAAAAATTACTCCAGATTTGTCAAAAGACGACCTTGAAGACATTGCTGCA ATTTTATCAAATACAACCATTTCCAGACCAGATACTGTTAGTAGCAATCCATTAGCTTCAGAAGCTGGTGGGTTGAGTGGGAAGCCTCTTCTTGATCTCTCTACCAATATCTTAAAGCAGATGTATATCTTGACACGG GGCAAGATTCCTTTGATTGGCTGTGGGGGCATTAGCAG TGGTGAGGATGCATACAAGAAAATAAGATCTGGAGCAACTCTTGTTCAACTATATACTGCTTTTGCTTATGGGGGACCTGCACTTATTCCACAAATGAA GAGGTTGATGTGCGGATTGTTGATAATGATGTTACAATCAAACTCTTCTAGAGGAAGAAGATTAACTGTCTGCTTTCAGTCGCCAAATTTCTGGATGAACTTCAGTTGGAACTTCACCATGTTGCAGGTGGACATGTTGGCAAATATTACAGTTTCTTGTTCAATAACAAG ATAA
- the LOC107614061 gene encoding dihydroorotate dehydrogenase (quinone), mitochondrial-like isoform X2, translating to MYILKFIDKLHLSVLNTTSLPFGTSIVDITITAKVINISSPNTPGLRMLQGRKQLKDLVKKVQAARDEMQWGDEGPPPLLVKITPDLSKDDLEDIAAILSNTTISRPDTVSSNPLASEAGGLSGKPLLDLSTNILKQMYILTRGKIPLIGCGGISSGEDAYKKIRSGATLVQLYTAFAYGGPALIPQMKVAALVPKGELDGEMGDAHMAMQARLMSQAL from the exons ATGTACATCCTCAAGTTCATTGACAAACTCCATCTCTCTGTTCTTAACACCACTTCCTTGCCTTTTGGAACCTCCATTGTCGACATAACCATCACTGCCAAG GTGATTAATATTTCGTCACCCAATACTCCTGGCTTGCGCATGCTTCAAGGAAGAAAGCAATTGAAGGATCTTGTGAAGAAG GTACAAGCTGCTCGTGATGAAATGCAATGGGGTGACGAGGGTCCACCTCCGTTGCTGGTAAAAATTACTCCAGATTTGTCAAAAGACGACCTTGAAGACATTGCTGCA ATTTTATCAAATACAACCATTTCCAGACCAGATACTGTTAGTAGCAATCCATTAGCTTCAGAAGCTGGTGGGTTGAGTGGGAAGCCTCTTCTTGATCTCTCTACCAATATCTTAAAGCAGATGTATATCTTGACACGG GGCAAGATTCCTTTGATTGGCTGTGGGGGCATTAGCAG TGGTGAGGATGCATACAAGAAAATAAGATCTGGAGCAACTCTTGTTCAACTATATACTGCTTTTGCTTATGGGGGACCTGCACTTATTCCACAAATGAAG GTGGCTGCTCTTGTTCCTAAAGGGGAGCTTGATGGTGAAATGGGGGATGCACACATGGCAATGCAGGCTAGGTTGATGAGCCAGGCCCTTTGA